A single window of Halobacillus naozhouensis DNA harbors:
- a CDS encoding HD domain-containing protein, producing the protein MAYRDEKLSEEKVFKDPVHRYIHVRDRVIWDLIGTPEFQRLRRVRQLGTSYLTFHGAEHSRFNHSLGVYEIVRRIISNFKDRPNWDEEERLLCLAAALLHDLGHGPFSHSFEKVFKLDHEDFTQAILLGDTKIHQVLSKVGKGFPKKVADVINKTYKNKLVVSLISSQIDADRMDYLQRDAYFTGVSYGHFDMERILRVMRPMEDQVVVKESGMHAVEDYIMSRYQMYWQVYFHPVTRSAEVILSKILHRAKELHEKGYTFKLEPTHFLSFFTGKPNLKEYLALDESIALYYFQMWMEEDDPILSDLCDRFVNRRLLKYIEFNPNSQMNEWMELYKLFQEAGINPDYYLVVDSSSDLPYDFYRPGEEGERLPIHLLKPNQELKELSRLSDIVESISGKKRTDHKLYIPLDRLEEMPDRSKTKKRIMEILFG; encoded by the coding sequence ATGGCCTACCGTGACGAGAAATTAAGTGAAGAAAAAGTATTTAAAGACCCCGTACATCGCTACATTCATGTACGTGACCGTGTTATCTGGGACCTGATTGGCACTCCCGAATTCCAGCGGCTGAGAAGAGTCAGGCAGTTGGGAACCAGTTACCTTACGTTTCATGGAGCTGAGCATAGCCGTTTCAACCACTCGCTAGGAGTGTACGAGATTGTACGGCGAATTATTAGCAATTTTAAAGACCGCCCCAATTGGGACGAAGAAGAACGGTTGCTTTGTTTAGCGGCCGCCCTGCTGCATGATCTCGGCCACGGGCCCTTTTCTCATTCGTTTGAAAAAGTCTTCAAGCTAGATCATGAGGATTTTACGCAGGCGATCCTGCTTGGGGACACGAAGATCCACCAGGTACTCTCTAAAGTGGGGAAAGGCTTTCCGAAGAAAGTAGCCGATGTAATTAATAAAACGTATAAAAATAAACTCGTGGTGAGTCTGATTTCGAGCCAAATTGATGCAGATCGAATGGATTACTTGCAGCGTGATGCCTATTTTACAGGGGTAAGTTATGGCCATTTTGATATGGAGCGGATTCTTCGGGTGATGCGCCCGATGGAGGATCAGGTAGTTGTAAAAGAAAGCGGCATGCATGCGGTCGAAGATTATATTATGAGTCGTTATCAAATGTATTGGCAAGTTTATTTTCACCCTGTCACCCGGAGTGCTGAAGTAATTTTGTCAAAAATTCTTCACCGTGCTAAGGAGCTGCATGAGAAGGGGTACACCTTTAAACTGGAGCCGACCCATTTTCTTTCCTTTTTCACAGGAAAGCCAAATCTAAAGGAATATTTAGCTCTGGATGAATCCATCGCGCTCTACTATTTTCAAATGTGGATGGAAGAGGATGATCCTATCCTGTCTGACCTCTGTGATCGATTCGTTAACCGCCGACTCTTGAAGTACATAGAGTTTAACCCGAATTCACAGATGAACGAATGGATGGAGCTGTATAAGCTGTTCCAGGAAGCAGGAATCAACCCTGACTATTATTTGGTTGTCGATTCAAGCTCTGATTTACCTTATGACTTTTACCGTCCTGGTGAAGAAGGGGAACGGCTTCCTATCCATTTGTTAAAGCCCAATCAAGAACTCAAGGAATTATCCCGCCTGTCAGATATTGTTGAATCGATATCCGGGAAAAAGCGTACCGATCATAAATTATATATTCCGCTTGATAGATTAGAGGAAATGCCGGACCGTAGTAAGACAAAGAAGCGTATTATGGAAATTTTGTTTGGATAA
- a CDS encoding glycerophosphodiester phosphodiesterase, with amino-acid sequence MSRLLFILIMGVLFMGVFSTSATSISANEIKNKDRQQTITIAHRGASGYAPENTMAAFEKSVDMKAEMFELDVQMSKDGKLVVIHDTTVDRTTNGSGQVGDFTYKELQQLDAGGWFSKEFAGEKIPTLGEVLDQFKGRSGILIELKSPSLYPGIEQKVADALVSRNLHKPENEKIIVQSFDHESMKKFHSILPSVPVGVLLGYSENGVSNEQLAEFSAYADYFNPNKAMITKDLVERIHEYDMKTHPYTVRDRESANFLLETGVDGIITDFPDYVDPHKG; translated from the coding sequence ATGTCACGTTTATTGTTCATTCTCATCATGGGGGTATTATTTATGGGAGTATTCAGTACGTCAGCAACAAGTATTTCTGCTAATGAAATTAAGAACAAGGACCGTCAACAGACCATCACGATTGCGCATAGAGGAGCTTCCGGATACGCACCTGAAAACACAATGGCCGCTTTTGAAAAATCAGTCGACATGAAAGCAGAAATGTTTGAACTTGATGTTCAAATGAGTAAGGATGGCAAGCTGGTTGTGATTCATGATACGACGGTAGACCGTACGACAAATGGTTCTGGCCAAGTGGGAGATTTTACATATAAGGAGCTGCAACAGCTCGATGCGGGGGGCTGGTTCAGTAAAGAATTTGCTGGTGAAAAAATTCCAACACTCGGAGAAGTGCTTGATCAATTTAAAGGGAGATCTGGAATTTTAATTGAATTGAAATCACCGTCCCTTTACCCGGGAATTGAACAAAAGGTAGCGGATGCGCTTGTTTCCCGCAATTTGCATAAGCCGGAAAATGAAAAGATTATTGTGCAGTCATTCGATCATGAATCTATGAAAAAATTCCATTCGATTTTACCTTCTGTGCCAGTAGGAGTTCTGCTCGGGTACAGCGAAAATGGCGTTTCAAATGAGCAGCTTGCCGAATTCTCAGCCTACGCCGATTATTTCAACCCTAATAAAGCAATGATTACGAAAGATCTCGTTGAACGAATTCATGAATATGATATGAAAACCCATCCATACACCGTTAGAGATCGCGAATCTGCAAACTTTCTTTTAGAAACTGGGGTAGATGGAATTATTACCGATTTTCCTGATTATGTTGATCCACATAAAGGCTAG
- a CDS encoding acetyl-CoA hydrolase/transferase family protein has translation MENDNGRIQDSRLKNRVVSSEEAASWIKDGMTLGLSGFTRAGDVKAVPFSLVERARKEEFKVNVFTGASLGSDVDKLFAKAGIIHKRMPFQADPTMRSKINKGEHLFVDHHLSHTSELVRGNVLGTIDYAILEAVSITEDGMVIPTTSIGNSLAFAQHAESIIIEINMKQPNLEGLHDLYAPGKQGQRDPIPLTKVDDRIGTVGIPVDLEKVKGIVFTDQKDSPSTITAPDQETVMMAQHLISFLREEVNCGRLTRSLAPIQSGIGSVANAVLHGLTDSEFMDLEVYSEVLQDAVFDLMDAGKVNFASCCSITLSEEKMEQVFNSFEQYRDRIVMRPQEISNHPEIIRRLGLISINTALEFDIYGNVNSTHVAGTRMMNGIGGSGDFARNARLAIFVTKSIAKDGNISSIVPFASHIDHTEHDVDIVVTEQGYADLRGLAPRERVGLIIECCAHPIYRDQLWDYYNQAVSGGGQTPHVLEEAFSWHKNFAETGTMHKQILQKV, from the coding sequence TTGGAAAATGATAACGGACGAATTCAAGATTCCCGTTTGAAGAATCGTGTTGTTTCTTCAGAAGAAGCGGCCTCATGGATTAAGGATGGCATGACATTAGGGTTAAGCGGTTTTACACGCGCGGGTGATGTGAAAGCGGTACCATTTTCGCTGGTAGAACGAGCCAGAAAGGAAGAATTTAAAGTAAACGTGTTTACTGGAGCTTCCTTAGGATCAGATGTAGACAAACTTTTTGCCAAAGCGGGCATTATTCATAAACGCATGCCGTTTCAGGCAGACCCGACGATGAGAAGTAAAATTAACAAAGGTGAACATTTATTTGTTGATCATCATCTATCTCACACTTCTGAATTAGTAAGAGGAAATGTGTTAGGAACTATTGATTACGCAATTTTGGAAGCGGTTTCGATAACGGAGGACGGCATGGTGATCCCGACGACTTCCATTGGTAACTCATTAGCATTCGCTCAACATGCAGAATCGATCATTATTGAGATCAACATGAAACAACCTAACTTAGAAGGGCTTCATGACCTATATGCCCCTGGTAAACAGGGACAACGTGATCCAATTCCGTTAACAAAAGTGGATGATCGAATCGGTACGGTCGGAATTCCGGTTGATCTGGAAAAAGTAAAAGGAATTGTGTTTACAGATCAAAAAGACTCTCCATCCACCATAACGGCGCCGGATCAAGAGACAGTTATGATGGCCCAGCATTTGATTTCCTTTTTACGTGAAGAAGTCAATTGCGGCCGTTTAACCAGAAGTCTTGCCCCCATTCAATCTGGAATAGGTTCTGTGGCTAATGCTGTGCTGCACGGCTTGACTGACTCAGAATTTATGGATTTAGAAGTGTATTCTGAAGTGTTACAAGATGCAGTATTCGATTTAATGGATGCTGGAAAAGTCAACTTTGCTTCCTGTTGTTCGATTACGTTGTCCGAGGAGAAAATGGAACAGGTGTTTAACAGCTTTGAACAGTATCGTGATCGAATAGTCATGAGACCACAGGAAATTTCAAACCACCCGGAAATTATCCGCCGTCTCGGTTTGATTTCAATTAATACGGCCTTAGAATTTGATATCTATGGCAATGTCAATTCTACCCATGTAGCGGGTACAAGGATGATGAATGGAATTGGTGGATCGGGTGACTTCGCTCGTAACGCACGTCTGGCTATTTTCGTAACAAAATCAATCGCTAAAGATGGAAATATATCTAGCATCGTCCCCTTTGCATCACATATTGATCATACCGAACATGATGTAGATATCGTTGTGACAGAACAAGGCTATGCAGACTTACGCGGATTAGCACCGAGGGAACGCGTAGGATTAATCATAGAGTGCTGTGCTCACCCTATTTATCGGGACCAACTGTGGGACTATTACAATCAAGCAGTTTCCGGAGGCGGACAGACGCCTCATGTGCTTGAGGAAGCCTTCTCATGGCACAAGAATTTTGCCGAGACAGGTACCATGCATAAACAAATCTTACAAAAAGTATAA
- a CDS encoding LytTR family DNA-binding domain-containing protein, whose product MESFTKDSLLDVIGELFSDEISIAVSNTEEYIYYRPSKRIDLKISTGDPVKEGTIAHKSLQTEQKVSEFINRDVFGVPYHGMAVPFHNDGDVEGCVMAIHPAFTDGKSVVTVKTQDGWKPLPFAEVKYIEVKERKAYVWSDNFYGTHKNSLQEFEYMLPRESFIRCHRSFIVNVNHIKEIYPDTHSTFLLEMDDGASIPVSQSYSSYFRKLLGF is encoded by the coding sequence ATGGAGAGTTTTACGAAAGATTCTCTATTAGATGTGATAGGTGAATTATTTTCAGATGAAATATCGATTGCTGTATCAAATACAGAGGAATATATTTATTATCGTCCTAGTAAACGGATTGATTTGAAAATCAGTACAGGCGACCCAGTTAAAGAGGGGACGATTGCACATAAATCTTTACAGACGGAACAAAAAGTTTCCGAATTCATTAATCGTGATGTGTTTGGTGTTCCTTACCACGGAATGGCTGTGCCGTTCCATAATGATGGGGATGTTGAAGGGTGTGTGATGGCGATTCATCCTGCTTTCACTGATGGAAAATCAGTAGTCACTGTCAAAACTCAGGACGGATGGAAGCCCCTCCCCTTTGCTGAAGTGAAATACATAGAAGTGAAAGAGCGAAAGGCATATGTATGGTCAGATAACTTTTATGGTACACATAAAAATTCGCTGCAGGAATTTGAGTACATGTTGCCGAGAGAGTCATTCATTCGTTGTCACAGATCATTTATTGTTAATGTCAATCATATTAAGGAGATCTATCCTGATACCCATTCCACATTTTTGCTTGAGATGGACGACGGAGCTAGTATTCCAGTTAGTCAATCTTACTCCAGTTATTTTAGAAAACTACTCGGATTTTAA
- a CDS encoding lipoate--protein ligase family protein, translating into MNNIHTLLHPKTYRFIDQSGLGPGFSALQSFATDDALAISVGQGTSSTTARLWVHHNTIVLGIPDARLPYISEAVDYLKSEDYQVIVRNSGGLAVVLDEGVLNLSLIFPDSKEVNIHEGYEAMVVFIKHLFADLTNKIEAYEITQSYCPGTYDLSIDGRKFAGISQRRVKHGSAVQIYLDVSGNGEERARLLKNFYEIGKREEKTRFAYPNIDPSVMASMNELLGTKLSVADVRDRILYQLSDFSEKVVVQHLEGEEMNTFNKRFEQMIERNAKALERIE; encoded by the coding sequence ATGAACAATATTCATACTTTATTACATCCCAAAACCTATCGCTTCATTGATCAAAGCGGCTTGGGTCCTGGATTTTCAGCGCTTCAGTCCTTTGCAACGGACGATGCTCTGGCTATTTCAGTGGGGCAAGGCACTTCCTCCACGACAGCCAGACTATGGGTTCATCACAATACCATTGTACTGGGCATACCGGATGCCCGCTTACCTTATATATCGGAAGCTGTTGACTATTTAAAATCTGAGGACTACCAAGTAATTGTCCGAAATTCAGGCGGACTTGCGGTTGTGCTCGATGAAGGAGTTCTCAACCTATCTCTAATTTTTCCTGATTCAAAAGAGGTCAACATTCATGAAGGTTATGAGGCAATGGTCGTGTTTATTAAGCATCTATTCGCGGATCTAACCAACAAAATCGAAGCCTATGAAATTACACAATCTTACTGCCCAGGCACCTATGACCTGAGTATCGACGGACGAAAATTCGCTGGAATTTCCCAGCGCCGTGTCAAGCATGGATCAGCCGTACAAATTTATTTAGATGTAAGCGGGAATGGTGAAGAGCGAGCTCGGCTGCTAAAGAACTTTTACGAAATTGGCAAGCGCGAGGAAAAAACACGTTTCGCTTACCCAAATATTGATCCATCTGTAATGGCTTCGATGAATGAGTTGTTGGGTACAAAGTTGAGCGTTGCAGATGTACGCGATCGGATCCTATACCAGTTGAGCGATTTCTCTGAGAAGGTTGTCGTTCAGCATCTTGAAGGCGAGGAAATGAACACGTTCAATAAACGCTTTGAACAGATGATTGAGCGAAATGCGAAAGCACTCGAGCGGATTGAGTAA
- a CDS encoding tripartite tricarboxylate transporter permease → MDAFSLLMSGFETALSWDNLLFCLIGVSVGMLVGILPGLGPSAGTALLIPMTFGMDPISAIVMLAGIFYGSMYGGTITTVLVNVPGEAASVITSMDGYPMAKQGRAGVALGLSAIGSFIGGVVAIIGVTLVAPQLVQFALSFGPPEFFALIVFGMTMVVGLAGKSIIRGMIAVLIGLILAVFGMAPSSGVVRFSFGITHLIDGFNFVTIAMGLFGLSEILLGLEQQLKKPEKPPVVKGLLPNRKEWRPSGMSIGRGTFLGFFMGLIPGTSSVVPALLSYSLEKRIAKDPSRFGKGAVEGVAGPETANNAFTGGALIPLFLLGIPSSATMAVLLGAFILHGLQPGPTLFVRHPDFVWAVIASMFIGNLLLLFMNLPMAKIWAKVASVPFKLLFPIIIAISIVGTYSISNSLWDVGGLLFFGLLGYLFKKAEIPVAPIALMFILGVMMEESLLQTLTLYKGDFWLIFTRPIAGTLLGLSFIAITISIIAGIKNKKDNLEDAEV, encoded by the coding sequence GTGGATGCATTTAGTTTATTAATGTCTGGTTTTGAAACAGCATTATCCTGGGATAATTTATTATTTTGTTTAATTGGTGTATCCGTGGGTATGCTAGTAGGCATTTTGCCAGGTCTAGGACCTAGTGCAGGTACTGCACTGCTCATTCCTATGACATTTGGAATGGATCCTATATCTGCAATTGTTATGTTAGCTGGTATATTTTATGGTTCTATGTATGGGGGAACTATTACTACCGTCCTAGTTAATGTGCCGGGAGAAGCAGCTTCCGTCATTACGAGCATGGATGGTTATCCCATGGCAAAACAAGGACGAGCCGGGGTTGCTCTGGGCTTGTCAGCGATAGGCTCTTTTATAGGGGGAGTTGTCGCCATAATAGGTGTAACTCTGGTTGCCCCACAATTGGTTCAATTTGCGCTTTCCTTTGGGCCACCTGAATTTTTCGCTTTAATTGTTTTCGGTATGACGATGGTTGTAGGATTAGCCGGAAAATCTATCATTCGAGGCATGATCGCAGTATTGATAGGGTTAATTCTAGCCGTATTCGGAATGGCACCGAGTTCCGGGGTAGTGAGGTTCTCTTTTGGGATTACTCATCTTATTGATGGTTTTAACTTTGTAACGATTGCAATGGGATTATTCGGTCTTTCGGAAATTCTGCTGGGGCTTGAGCAGCAACTTAAAAAACCAGAAAAACCTCCAGTCGTCAAGGGCTTATTACCAAATCGGAAAGAATGGAGACCATCAGGGATGTCAATTGGTCGCGGAACATTCCTCGGATTCTTTATGGGACTTATTCCTGGAACGAGTTCTGTTGTTCCTGCTTTGCTCTCCTACTCGTTGGAAAAAAGGATTGCTAAAGACCCTTCTAGGTTTGGAAAAGGGGCGGTAGAAGGTGTAGCTGGACCGGAAACGGCAAACAATGCCTTTACAGGGGGAGCATTAATCCCATTATTTTTATTAGGAATTCCAAGCTCTGCAACGATGGCTGTGCTATTAGGAGCATTTATCTTACATGGGTTACAGCCGGGACCTACCTTGTTTGTACGTCATCCTGATTTTGTTTGGGCTGTGATTGCAAGTATGTTTATCGGAAATTTATTGCTTCTATTTATGAATTTACCTATGGCAAAAATATGGGCAAAAGTAGCAAGTGTTCCTTTTAAACTGCTTTTTCCTATTATCATAGCTATATCAATTGTCGGAACATATTCAATAAGTAATAGTCTTTGGGATGTTGGTGGACTATTATTCTTCGGGTTATTAGGATACTTATTTAAAAAGGCGGAGATCCCCGTGGCTCCTATTGCTCTCATGTTCATTTTAGGGGTAATGATGGAGGAATCGCTTCTGCAGACACTAACTTTATACAAGGGTGATTTCTGGTTAATCTTCACTAGACCCATCGCCGGGACGTTACTTGGCCTATCCTTCATTGCTATCACAATTAGTATTATTGCAGGAATAAAAAATAAGAAGGATAACCTTGAGGATGCTGAAGTGTAA
- a CDS encoding tripartite tricarboxylate transporter TctB family protein, which produces MLLTKVTEMWCYLLKNYGVWLGICILLFSIILFIGSLDYQLYGQYGPGPGLYPALLSGVLILISMLYIIDCLRKGNKITFSSVFPKGKVLARLSTIVASIIIFIFIAPFVGYIVSGVIVMLMLLLPDFKWYTSIGVSFTVTMILFVVFDTILGIPLPANIWGW; this is translated from the coding sequence ATGCTTTTAACTAAAGTAACAGAAATGTGGTGTTACCTGTTGAAGAATTATGGGGTATGGTTAGGCATCTGTATTCTATTATTTTCGATAATTTTATTCATAGGTTCCTTGGATTATCAGTTATATGGTCAATACGGACCAGGACCAGGCTTATACCCAGCGCTTCTAAGCGGTGTTCTCATATTGATTTCGATGCTCTATATTATCGACTGTTTAAGAAAAGGGAATAAAATTACATTTTCATCTGTGTTTCCTAAAGGGAAAGTCTTAGCAAGATTATCTACTATTGTAGCTTCGATCATCATTTTTATATTTATTGCCCCTTTTGTTGGCTACATTGTATCGGGGGTTATTGTCATGCTTATGCTACTCCTGCCAGATTTTAAATGGTACACATCGATTGGTGTTTCATTTACTGTAACCATGATCCTGTTTGTAGTTTTTGATACGATTCTTGGCATCCCGTTACCGGCAAATATATGGGGATGGTAG
- a CDS encoding tripartite tricarboxylate transporter substrate binding protein produces the protein MKKIIYLSFIMLLFVGGLAACSSNEKSASGSSASDSYPSEAISVIVAYDAGGGTDTTARALQPYLEEELGVPVNIINKPGGSGWVGWNTLANAKPDGQTIGYLNSPNIASGLVNPTMERKVNLDDFEALGNHVTDPGAIVIRVDEERFTNMKELVEYAKEHEVTTTATGVAGDDHLVTLKLNQKLDTNFRAIQFEGTAKSRSAFLGGHVDVLITSVGEAYTMHQNEKLKVVAVTAKERSSFLEDVPTVKEAGFEEVISQSTRGLAAPKGIPQEKLDILKEALKKAANNAEHVEKMKEIGTQVDYVDGAGYMEMLKQDKKDVEGLRDLLDW, from the coding sequence GTGAAGAAAATTATCTATCTATCTTTTATCATGTTGTTATTCGTTGGAGGATTAGCTGCCTGTTCTAGTAATGAAAAGTCCGCGTCGGGAAGTTCAGCAAGTGACTCTTACCCAAGTGAAGCTATTAGTGTAATCGTAGCCTATGATGCGGGCGGGGGTACAGATACAACAGCAAGAGCGTTACAACCCTATTTAGAGGAAGAACTGGGAGTCCCAGTAAATATTATAAATAAACCAGGCGGCAGTGGCTGGGTTGGTTGGAACACACTAGCCAATGCTAAGCCTGATGGTCAAACTATAGGCTACCTTAATTCACCTAATATTGCAAGTGGTTTGGTTAATCCGACGATGGAGCGTAAGGTGAACCTCGATGATTTTGAAGCCCTGGGTAATCACGTTACGGACCCAGGGGCAATTGTCATCCGGGTCGATGAAGAACGTTTTACAAATATGAAGGAACTTGTTGAGTATGCAAAAGAGCATGAGGTAACTACAACTGCTACGGGCGTTGCAGGGGATGACCACTTGGTCACTTTAAAGCTTAATCAAAAGTTGGATACTAATTTTAGGGCTATTCAGTTTGAAGGAACAGCGAAATCAAGATCTGCCTTTTTAGGTGGACATGTTGATGTGCTGATTACGAGTGTTGGGGAAGCGTACACTATGCATCAGAATGAAAAGCTAAAAGTAGTTGCCGTAACAGCGAAGGAAAGATCGTCTTTCTTAGAAGATGTTCCTACAGTAAAAGAAGCTGGATTTGAGGAAGTTATCTCACAATCAACGAGGGGACTCGCAGCCCCTAAAGGAATACCTCAAGAGAAGTTAGACATACTTAAGGAAGCTTTAAAGAAAGCAGCTAACAATGCTGAACATGTAGAGAAGATGAAAGAAATTGGTACCCAGGTTGATTATGTTGATGGAGCAGGATATATGGAAATGTTAAAACAAGATAAGAAGGATGTTGAAGGATTAAGGGATCTTTTAGACTGGTAA
- a CDS encoding mannonate dehydratase → MMKVSITVNYFDLSDQDLKQLSQLGVDCIDLGNGSSFPGVKEQGYPDLDQLLKQIRRIRSWGLDINRVTLPNITHEFMNDQQGQEHQIENAVKSVEVFAEAGIKLVRQRFAGDVFQGLTQSYPAEQRGGAISRGESLGYQKDQGITTPTLEEAKQWRNKFREVYSKIVPAAEYSGVRIGMHPSDTPHPDTPFGGLGYHRIIDEFPNKNVGYIYCVGTRAEEGGSSLVLDEINHYGRKGRLFLIHFRNVRGSLPTAGAFEEALLDDGDMNMFKIMLELRKVGFDGCINPDHVPLMEGDVPDMSNHWAYSNIGWSPSSIGFAYSIGYIKALQAALVEFEG, encoded by the coding sequence ATGATGAAAGTTTCTATAACGGTAAATTACTTTGATTTATCAGATCAGGATTTAAAGCAGCTGAGCCAACTGGGGGTAGACTGCATCGATCTAGGTAATGGATCTTCCTTCCCCGGAGTAAAAGAACAAGGTTACCCCGATTTAGACCAATTGTTGAAACAAATTAGAAGAATTCGCTCCTGGGGATTGGATATTAATCGAGTCACTCTTCCCAATATTACCCATGAATTCATGAATGATCAACAGGGACAAGAGCACCAAATTGAAAACGCTGTCAAATCTGTGGAAGTGTTTGCGGAAGCAGGGATTAAGCTAGTACGGCAGCGATTTGCTGGAGATGTATTTCAAGGACTTACTCAAAGTTATCCTGCAGAGCAAAGGGGTGGTGCGATTTCTAGAGGCGAAAGTCTGGGGTATCAAAAAGATCAGGGCATCACGACACCTACTTTAGAGGAAGCAAAACAATGGAGGAATAAATTTAGAGAAGTATATAGCAAGATTGTTCCTGCTGCAGAATACAGCGGTGTAAGAATTGGTATGCACCCCTCCGACACGCCTCACCCTGACACTCCTTTCGGAGGACTTGGTTACCATCGGATTATTGATGAATTTCCTAATAAAAACGTAGGTTACATTTACTGTGTCGGTACAAGAGCGGAAGAAGGTGGGAGCTCACTCGTCTTAGATGAAATTAATCACTATGGACGAAAGGGAAGGCTGTTCCTCATTCATTTCCGAAATGTTAGAGGGAGTTTGCCTACCGCAGGAGCCTTTGAAGAAGCATTACTAGATGATGGGGATATGAACATGTTCAAAATCATGCTGGAACTTAGAAAAGTAGGGTTCGACGGATGTATAAACCCGGATCATGTACCCCTTATGGAAGGAGATGTTCCAGATATGAGTAATCATTGGGCTTACTCAAATATTGGCTGGAGTCCATCAAGTATAGGTTTTGCTTATTCAATTGGTTACATTAAGGCTTTGCAGGCTGCCTTAGTTGAGTTTGAGGGGTGA
- a CDS encoding FadR/GntR family transcriptional regulator: MTLNQKNVGFQSVKRKTLSKQVVDQIVQLLQSGHFKPGDKLPSEPKLMEELYVSRPVLREAMSSLETLGIIRRKTREGTYFSERVGSEPFYRMLALSTGDFSAIIEARISIELGLITLAAEKITDEQLGKLKQTIEDMSEADDYSEHDKEFHRIIANSANNPFVEGLVDPLLSMVDQVLNKVSQEYKNREATVEQHIEVYNALKKRDVLEAYTKLREHLEYGRNKVMKIIHSRDVF, from the coding sequence ATGACATTAAACCAGAAGAATGTGGGTTTTCAATCAGTTAAAAGAAAAACACTTTCCAAGCAAGTTGTGGACCAGATTGTTCAACTATTACAGAGTGGCCACTTTAAACCGGGGGACAAGCTGCCTTCAGAACCTAAGTTGATGGAGGAATTGTATGTAAGCAGACCTGTTCTACGTGAAGCAATGAGTTCACTAGAAACTCTCGGTATTATTCGTCGTAAAACGAGGGAAGGGACCTATTTTTCAGAAAGAGTGGGAAGTGAGCCATTTTACCGAATGCTTGCCTTATCAACGGGAGATTTTTCAGCAATTATTGAAGCAAGAATATCCATTGAACTGGGGTTAATTACTTTAGCTGCTGAAAAAATAACAGATGAGCAGTTAGGGAAATTAAAACAAACAATTGAAGATATGAGTGAAGCAGATGACTACTCAGAGCACGATAAGGAATTCCATCGAATTATTGCCAATAGTGCCAACAATCCATTCGTCGAAGGGTTAGTAGATCCGCTGCTTAGCATGGTTGATCAAGTATTAAACAAAGTATCACAGGAATATAAAAACCGCGAGGCAACTGTAGAGCAGCATATAGAAGTTTATAATGCTCTGAAAAAACGGGATGTGTTGGAAGCCTACACTAAGTTAAGAGAGCATCTGGAGTATGGCAGGAACAAAGTAATGAAGATCATTCATTCACGTGATGTTTTTTGA